In one window of Kitasatospora sp. MMS16-BH015 DNA:
- a CDS encoding TIR-like protein FxsC, with protein sequence MYEDPGGMDEATARPYFFLSYAHTPRATGRGAGDPDHWVRKLYDDLCEAVLVLTDLPAGAQVGFMDQSMHQGERWAERLSKELAGCRVFVPLYSPRYFNSLACGQEWHSFTRRPVFPARAGSDLTTAIVPVLWVATGQYALPKVASDLQFNHSSFGADYAAEGLYALMKLSYFQASYELAVHRLAKRIVEVADETVIPVGRRLNFQAQPSAFEAKAPVRRLQISVFASHHAELPQGRSTDWYGPDRLDWHPYRPHGGRPLADHAVRLAKQLGFHPSVQEFDAEAAGRLAGADPGAPGLLLLDRWALGDEERRELVRQFDRANPPWVSVLEPWNADDQECVEHTGHYSELSDRVLRNKHRDAKPSFAEGDTTGLASLEDFEEALPRAAMRAKYAFEDHTRTTQPTQTGSPKPNLRAAFDEPRAPAPGPGPSGSGSPGGTGGLRGFFERRAGDLRAGEDPGAAPGGGVA encoded by the coding sequence GTGTACGAAGACCCTGGCGGGATGGACGAGGCGACGGCCCGGCCGTACTTCTTCCTCAGTTACGCGCACACGCCCCGGGCGACCGGCCGCGGCGCGGGGGATCCGGACCACTGGGTGCGCAAGCTCTACGACGACCTGTGCGAGGCCGTGCTGGTGCTGACCGACCTGCCGGCCGGGGCGCAGGTGGGGTTCATGGACCAGTCGATGCACCAGGGCGAGCGCTGGGCCGAGCGGCTCTCCAAGGAGCTGGCCGGCTGCCGGGTGTTCGTGCCGCTCTACTCGCCGCGGTACTTCAACAGCCTGGCCTGCGGCCAGGAGTGGCACTCCTTCACCCGCCGCCCGGTCTTCCCGGCCCGGGCCGGCTCGGACCTGACCACGGCGATCGTGCCGGTGCTCTGGGTGGCGACCGGCCAGTACGCGTTACCGAAGGTGGCCAGCGACCTCCAGTTCAACCACAGCAGTTTCGGCGCCGACTACGCCGCCGAGGGGCTCTACGCCCTGATGAAGCTGAGTTACTTCCAAGCCAGTTACGAGCTCGCGGTGCACCGGCTGGCCAAGCGGATCGTCGAGGTGGCGGACGAGACGGTGATCCCGGTCGGGCGGCGGCTCAACTTCCAGGCGCAGCCCAGTGCGTTCGAGGCCAAGGCGCCGGTGCGGCGGCTGCAGATCTCGGTCTTCGCCAGCCACCACGCCGAGCTGCCCCAGGGTCGCAGCACCGACTGGTACGGGCCGGACCGGCTGGACTGGCACCCCTACCGGCCGCACGGCGGCCGGCCGCTGGCCGACCACGCGGTGCGCCTGGCCAAGCAGTTGGGCTTCCACCCGAGCGTGCAGGAGTTCGACGCGGAGGCCGCCGGGCGGCTGGCCGGCGCCGATCCGGGCGCGCCGGGGCTGCTGCTGCTCGACCGCTGGGCCCTGGGGGACGAGGAACGCCGGGAGCTGGTACGGCAGTTCGACCGGGCCAACCCGCCCTGGGTCAGCGTGCTGGAGCCGTGGAACGCCGACGACCAGGAGTGCGTGGAGCACACCGGCCACTACAGCGAGCTGAGCGACCGGGTGCTGCGCAACAAGCACCGGGACGCCAAGCCGAGCTTCGCCGAGGGGGACACCACCGGGCTCGCCAGCCTGGAGGACTTCGAGGAGGCGCTGCCGCGGGCCGCGATGCGGGCCAAGTACGCCTTCGAGGACCACACCCGCACCACCCAGCCCACCCAGACCGGCTCGCCCAAGCCCAACCTGCGGGCGGCCTTCGACGAACCGAGGGCCCCGGCCCCCGGGCCCGGCCCGAGCGGCTCCGGCAGCCCGGGCGGCACCGGCGGCCTGCGCGGATTCTTCGAACGACGGGCCGGCGACTTACGCGCCGGCGAGGACCCGGGCGCCGCCCCAGGGGGAGGAGTGGCATGA